ACATCAGGGTGTAAACGGCTCTCTGGTTTTTCCATGCCATATCACGCAACTGCCCAGGCAGGGTAAAGGTGATTAGAAAGTATTGACATGGCAGCCGCTTTTCAAGCTGGTTCTCCAGCCACTGCTGGCTCTCGTGGTTCTGGCAGTGGGGGCAGTTCCTGTGACCACAGGAATGGGGAATGTAGACATGCTTTGCACACTGGTGATCCGAACAGTGAGCTACCATGTGCGGTCCATGTGCCTGTCTGCACCGAGCCATGGACTCCAGTGCCTTGATATGGCTTGGCAGGAGGTTCTTCTGGTAAGTGCGCAGAAAGCTTTTCCTGAACTCTTTGATGATTGTGGAGAGCAACATTATTTTCGCCCCCTCCACGTCAGGTCGAAAGAGTTCACAATGGAGTTGACGACCACCCTTGTATTATTGGCCGTTGTGGCAGTCAGGTGGGTGTACCTGGCAGTGGTCAGAATGCTGACATGGCCAAGAATCTGCTGCAGCTCAAGCAGATCTACTCCAGCTTCCAGCATATGGGTGGCATAACTGTGGCGCAGGGAATAGCATGATATTCTTCTCAGACCAAGATGCCGAACCACGCTTTGCATAGCAGACTGGATACCTCCCCTATCCAGAGGCAGATCAACCAGGTGGGCATTCTTCAGGCCCCTTTTCCTGCTGGGGAAAAGAAAGCAAGGATGCCGATGCACCGCCCAGAACTCTCGCAAGACCTGCAACGTCTTATCGGGCAGCGGCACCAAGCGATCCTTGTTCCCTTTGGCATCGCGAATATGCACCCGCATATTGCCTGTATCAATATCATCTACCGTAAGGCGGATACCTTCACCAAGGCGCAAGCCCATGCTGTAGCAGGTGAAAAAGAAGACCTTATAGCTCAAAGTGCTGGTTGCGGCGAATAACCGTCCGGCCTGCTCCACTGACAGAATATCAGGGATTCTGGAAGCTTTTGGGGGCTTAATCAGGAGGATATTCTCCCAAGGCTTGCGTAACACCTCGGAATAGAAGAATTTCAGTCCGTAGAGATCGAGCTTGACCGCACTCCAGGAGTGCGTATCCAGAAGCTCGGTGAAATAATCAAGTAATTGATCGGATGAAAGATCACAAACGTTGCCATCGAAATAGTGACCAATGCGCCGGAGCGCACGAGCATAGGCATCAATAGTTTTAGGTTGCAGGCCCCCTAGCTTGAGACATTTGAGGTGCTTCTGGTACAGTTTGTTGAAACTCGGATCTTGCGGCATGGTGGTGTTCATTGTAATCTCCTCGGTACTTGTATAGAGAGCGGTAGACGCTCCGCTGCTACCATTACCGAATACGGTGAGATTACAAGTGGTTCATCGTGGTGAAATGGGTTCGATCGGTATTTGTCTGCCGCGTAGCGGCTTCGTCCAACAAGCAAATGCAGCCGACGCAAAATACGCGCGGCTGATTTGGGCGTTAGCTGTCAAGATTGACCTCCGTGTCTTGAACAAGCAAATGCAGCCGACGCAAAATACGCGCGGCTGATTTGGGCGTTAGCTGTCAAGATTGACCTCCGTGTCTTGCAAGAGTAGTCATAAACCGACAAAAGTGATACTGTAGTGGCACTTTGAAGGAGGTAGCCCATGAAAGTTGAGCTTGTAACCAATCTAAAGCGTCAAGCGACAAGAATTCTTGCTGATCTGCATGAGAGCAAGGAAGCGGTCCTGATCACAGAACACGGCCAGCCATCCGCTTACCTGGTCGATGTTCAGGATTACGAATTCATGCAGCGCAGGCTGGCGCTGCTGGAAGGATTGTCCAAGGGAGAAAGGGCCATTCTGGAGGGCAGAACGACCTCCCATGAAAAGGCCAAAGAGCGGATGCAAAAGTGGCTGAAATAGTATGGACGGATCCCGCACTGGATCAACTGGAAGAAATCGCAGATTACATCGCGTTGGATAAGCCGGAAGCTGCCGCAGGGCTTGTTAAGAAAATATTTTCAACCGTGGATCGGCTTGGGCAGTTTCCGGATTCGGGACATGTCCCCCCCGAGATTCCAGGCTCGATATATCGTGAAATTTCTGTCAGGCCATGTCGAATATTTTACCGTCAAGACAAGGGTGTGGTTTTCATTGTTCACGTCATGAGGGAAGAAATGTTGTTACGTAAATTTCTTCTGGACGAGGAGTTGAACAGCTAACCATCAATTGCACGTGACCAGCTACGCTGGCACGTGAATATGTGCGTTAGGTGGCCAAGGATGACGCTTGTACCAACATACACTGAGTTCGAATGAGCGGAGACTCTTCGATCGATCGTTTGGAAGCGTTTCGCTCTCTTCATCGGGTACACAACACGGTACTCGGATTCGTCGCCTTGGTGGTTTTTGCCACCTTCATCGTGAATAACGTTGCGGCGGTCGACTTGCCCAGTCGCTGCCGAACTAAAGGACACCCCGAACTAAAGGACACCCACTTTGCGCTGTGCGCCCCTTGCCTTCCTTGGCGGGCTTTGCAACCCCGGTGAGCGTAGCGAACGGGCGAGAGATTTGCTTCACTCTTCTGGATTCGCGTTTATTCGTGTTCATCCGTGGTTTCAGCTGGCTGTTACCCTCCATCGGAAAACACGGAAGGCACGGAAAAAGAGAGAAAGACATACCTCTCGCCAAGCTCGCAAAGGCACTAAGGAAAGGCAGGAGGATTAACTGCGGAGCGGATTGGGGTACATGAGCCGATCTGAACGCAGAGCGTTTAAACGAGCTGCTCCAGGAATAAAATCACGCATCTGTCAATTCCATGGAGGTCAATGGTATTCCTGTAACATTTATTCTGATATCATACAGACTGAAGCAACTGGCGCGGCAATGCAACGCATCAGGAAGACGGTCTTTCCAATTGTGGATTTGACGGAAATACTGGCCCGGATAAAAGCCTGACAGGAAAGCATATTTTCATGAAAGAGTTACAGGATGCACAGTCAGGCGGGCATTTTTATCCGTCATTTTGTACGGTTTTTGAGAAAGTGCATAGCGTCACTTTTGACGCCTAAATATAGTTAAGTACACAAGGAGAAATCGATGAGAATCCTAATTTTATTGGTAGCCGCTATTACTTTGGCTGGGTGTGCTCAAAGTGGATACAAGCAATTCTATAATCCATACGTAGATGCTAGAACACTGCCTGATGTGGAGCTTATATCAGAAAGTGAAGAGCCACAGGTTTTTGGCACCGATAATTTTGACCGAGATATTCTCATTCTCCGTTCAAAGAAGTACATACCTGTAGGCTACTCTTCTTTTAATGGTGGTTACGAAGATACGAAAAACGCAGCGGCACAGGCCAAGAGAGTTGGTGCAACTATTGTGCTTGTAAGCTCTCAATACACAAACACCCAAACAACAACTTCAACATTATTATTACCCGACAATAAGACCACATATCATTCGGGTTCAGTCTACGGCAATACCTCATATAACAGTGCCAATAGTGGCTACCTGGGCAATAGCACTACGACAGGCACATACAGCGGCACATCTACGACTTATGGCACTAAGGCTGTTCCAATAACTTCGCATCAGCGTCGCTATGATCAAAGCGCAGTATATTTTGTTAAGTCAAACCAAAAGTATAAGTTTGGGGTGCAGTTTAACGATCTAACTCCAGCACAAAGAACCCAGTACGAACGAAATACTGGCGTTCTTATAAATGTCGTTATAGAAGATAGTCCGGCTTTTTACTCCAATGTTCTTGCAGGTGATGTACTTGTTGCTGTAGATGGCGCAACAGTCAAGAATACGAATCACGCTATGCAGTTAATGGGAAGTGTCCCGCCCTCTCAAGAACATTCGGTTTTAAAAGTAATTCGAAATGGCCAAGAAAAAGACATTCAGGTTCAGTTCTAAAGTGTACTTAACAAGCGCGTCAATTAGGACGCTCGCAAGCTCGCGCCTATTACGCGGGCGTTATGTGTGGAAGCGAAGTGTCTGCCAATGAATAGAAAGCAGTTTATCGAATCCCTGGGCGCTACCTGTCGGAATTGGACGTGGAGCTGGTCGTTCGTTAACGAAAAGAAAAAGGTGGTCATCTTTGGCGCTTGGGACAGGAACACCGATGGCAACACGTCCCTAATCCTCAGTGAAGACTGGGAGGTTGGCCGTAAAGGACGGAAGCAGCCGGCATATGAACAGGCCAGAGAACACATAAGACTCGTCGAAGAGGAAGGTTATAAGTTGATGACCTTCCCGATGAAGTACTCGGACGCGAACAAGGGTGAGGATGGCACCGGCCCAGCCAAGATCGAAGGATTCGAGCCGAAACTTACAGAAAAGTCTCTCAAGAAGGTTGCTGGGAAGTGGTACGCGTCCGATGGCCTGTTGGGAAGCCTTCTTCCCGAAGAGGTCGAGTCGCCTGAGCAGTTCATCGAAGGAGCGTCGAAGGTCATTGCCGTTAACACCTACGAGCGGAACGCCGAGGCGCGAGCCAAATGCATAAAGCATCACGGCTATGAGTGTGCCGTATGCAAGTTCGACTTTGCGGCGTTCTACGGTTCAATCGGGGAAAAGTACATTCATGTCCATCATGTGGTCCCGCTCTCGGAGATCGGGCGAGAGTACATTCTGAATCCAATCAAAGACCTCGTTCCGATCTGCCCTAACTGCCATGCCATCATCCATCGCACGCGGCCGGCTATAGACGTGGAGCAGTTAAGGAGGCATTTGGAGGAGAGAAATGGCAAAGACACATAACCAGTCGCTCCATCGGACGCCAAAAAGGCTAGCGCCTTTTCGGCGCCGCTGAGCTTCGCGAGTTGCTGAACGCTCTGTCCTCGGCGCGCAGCGGCTTCGCCCCACTTCCTTCGCACCGCGCTAAAAGCGCGGGCTCGGTGCGGGGGTGTCGCTCAACTCGCGCCCCGTTAGCTGTCAAGATTGACCTCCGTGTCTTGCAAGAGTAGTCATAAACCGACAAAAGTGATACTGTAGTGGCACTTTGAAGGAGGTAGCCCATGAAAGTTGAGCTTGTAACCAATCTAAAGCGTCAAGCGACAAAAATTCTTGCTGATCTGCATGAGAGCAAGGAAGCGGTCCTGATCACAGAACACGGCCAGCCATCCGCTTACCTGGTCGATGTTCAGGATTACGAATTCATGCAGCGCAGGCTGGCGCTGCTGGAAGGATTGTCCAAGGGAGAAAGGGCCATTCTGGAGGGCAGAACGACCTCCCATGAAAAGGCCAAAGAGCGGATGCAAAAGTGGCTGAAATAGTATGGACGGATCCCGCACTGGATCAACTGGAAGAAATCGCAGATTACATCGCGTTGGATAAGCCGGAAGCTGCCGCAGGGCTTGTTAAGAAAATATTTTCAACCGTGGATCGGCTTGGGCAGTTTCCGGATTCGGGACATGTCCCCCCCGAGATTCCAGGCTCGATATATCGTGAAATTTCTGTCAGGCCATGTCGAATATTTTACCGTCAAGACAAGGGTGTGGTTTTCATTGTTCACGTCATGAGGGAAGAAATGTTGTTACGTAAATTTCTTCTGGACGAGGAGTTGAACAGCTAACCATCAATTGCACGTGACCAGCTACGCTGGCACGTGAATATGGGCGTTAGGTGGCCAAGGATGACGCTTGTACCAACATACACTGAGTTCGAATGAGCGGAGACTCTTCGATCGATCGTTTGGAAGCGTTTCGCTCTCTTCATCGGGTACACAACACGGTACTCGGATTCGTCGCCTTGGTGGTTTTTGCCACCTTCATCGTGAATAACGTTGCGGCGGTCGACTTGCCCAGTCGCTGCCGAACTAAAGGACACCCACTTTGCGCTGTGCGCCCCTTGCCTTCCTTGGCGGGCTTTGCGACCCCGGTGAGCGTAGCAAACGGGCGAGAGAATTGCTTCACTCTTCTGGATTTGCGTATATTCGCGTATATTCGTGTCCATTCGCGGTAAATCCGGCTGCTCCTCCCAACTGCCTTTCCTTGGTGCCTTTGCGAGCTTGGCGTGAGAAGTTGCCTTTTGCAGGCTGCTGAAAAACCCTCATCTGCGGTGTTGCCTGCGTAGCTTGAGGTATTTCTGCAAGCTGTTTGGTATTTGCCGCTATCTGCGTTCATCTGCGAAATCTGCGGACAATATGCCTTTCTTCTTCTGCAGTTACGTTTTTTGCCTCGTTGTCTTTGCGCATCTGTGTTTATCCGTGCCCATCCGTGGTTACAAGTCGCTTCTCTCCCATATTCGCGTTAATTCGTGTCCATTCGCGGTAAATCCGGCTGCTCCTCCCTCCCCACTGCCTTTCCTTGGTGCCTTTGCGAACTTGGCGTGAGGAATTGCCTTTTGCAGGCTGCTGAAAAGCCTTCATCTGCGGTGTTGCCTGCGTAGCTTGAGGTATTTCTGCAAGCTGTTTGGTATTTGCCGCTATCTGCGTTCATCTGCGAAATCTGCGGACAATATGCCTTTCTTCTTCTGCAGTTACGTTTTTTGCCTCGTTGTCTTTGCGCATCTGTGTTTATCCGTGCCCATCCGTGGTTACAAGTCGCTTCTCTCCCATATTCGCGTTAATTCGTGTCCATTCGCGGTAAATCCGGCTGCTCCTCCCTCCCCACTGCCTTTCCTTGGTGCCTTTGCGAACTTGGCGTGAGGAATTGCCTTTCTCTCTCTCAAAATTCGCGTCTATTGGTGTCCATTCGCGGTAAATTCCCTCTTTCCACAGACAAAAAAAACGGCCTGCTGACGTTCCAGCAAAGCCGCTTTTCCAGAAACCTATTCCTCTGTCTGTGCGCTTTCCATGCGCTTTTTCTGCTTTGCCTTCCGGCGGCGATACCACCAGTCGTACAGGCCACTGAGCCCGATGATCAGCAGCAGTATGCCTCCGATGGGAACCACCAGCATGTAGCTTGTGCCCAGCCACTTTTCAAAGATACGCCCGTTATGGAACTCGAAGAGGTAGTGCCACAGGGAGAGGGGGGTGTTGCGGGCTATCTCGCGGGGCATGGCGGGTGGAATATCGGCACGCTGGGCGCTGAGGGGCAGCATGCCGTCGTGGTAGTCCAGGCGGAAGCGGGGATACCCTTCCTGCAGGATCACGCCACTGACCAGGTCGTTGCTCATGAAGGGGTTGCCGCCACGCAGCCCGGGCCTTGGCAGGCGCCAGACTCGCTGCGAGAGTTCCTCCCACACGAAGAGGCCGGAAAATGAGCCGACCAGGAAGAGTCCCGGCTCCATCTCTTCCAGCACGGTCGCTCCCATGCCATGGATGGAAATCGGCACTGAGGCGGGACGAAAGGGCGCGGAAAAATCAGCTGGCCCACGCCAGAAGCCGCTTTCCGTGGCCAGCAGAATGCTGTTGTCCCAGGTGGAGTAAAGGGCGCGCTGTATCTTGCCGCCCAGGCCGTGGGAGCGTTCGGAAAAGCTCAGCAGGGGGTGCTCCCGTTCCATGGAATAGGGGGCAATGGCAATGAGCAGGGGCGGACGCAGGAGGGCGCCACTGATGGCCAGCACGGCCAGGAAGGCCACGGCGTATACGCCCACTTTCAGGTGGTAGCGCCAGTTGAAGCGGAAGAAGGTGCCGGGGTTTCTGCGCCAGCGGGCAAACCAGCGGTTGCGGCGCGGCACATACCAGATCACCAGGCAGCTGATGCTCAGGAATACCAGGGCCAGTCCGACCACATCCACCAGCAGTTTGCCGGGCAGGCCGATGATGGTGCCGTTGTGGATGTCGTGCAGTATCCGGAACAGGGGAACCCGTCCACGGAAGTTTTCATCGGCGACGGTCAGCTCCACGGGTCGGAAAGAGAGTTCATCGGCCTCTGCCACAAACACCTGACGGGCGGTGAAGGCGACGATCTGCTGGCCAGCCCGTACCACGTCCACCACGTGGGGGGAGCGGCCAGCTCCTGGCAGTTCCAGCTGTCGCCAGGACTGCTGCGAGCGATCAAAGGCATAGAGTCCGCCACGGGTTGCCGCCAGCAGGCCGCCATCCAGGGGCAGCAGGGCCGAGGTGTCCCGTTCGTACAGTGCACGGGGAAAACCCTGTTCCAGTGCGGTGAACACGCCGTCGTCACCGCGCAGCACTCCGGCTTTGCCCGCCACAAACCAGGTGTCGTCGGAGTCAATAAATCCCTGGCGCACCAGCATGCGGTTCCAGTTCTGGTACTCATAGTTGACAGGGGTCAGGTTCCACGAAACGGACATGGAGCGAATCCAGCCGGGATTGTTCAGCAGAAGGCCGCTGGCTCCCATGGCCAGAAAATACAAACACAGGACGAGTCCGAGATACTTATGAATAGGTTTTGAAATACGAAAGAAAAAACGGTACAATGTGTTCAAAACAGCGTTCTCCTGTAGGAATGGGACATATTGAACTTCTCAGCACACACTCCCTGTGCATACCACAGCAGGCGCAGCGGAAAAATTGACCAGGGTCAATTTTTCCCGCACGGGTGACACCTATACTGCACCTATCAACAAAGGGGAAACCACATGTTTGACAATAACCGCCGCAAACATATTATCGCCACCACTGTGATATTCGGCATTCTCCTGCTGGCACTGGCTTTCTATTCCGCCAGCTTCTCCTCATGGAGTGACGAGGACAAAAGCAACATCATCCATTTCCTGAACTCCCTGGAGGCCAACGGGCAGGCGCATATGCTGATGACCTCCCGCACCAGCGCCCGTGGCGAGCTGTCTCCCACGGAGATTGAACAGGTCCTTGCCCTGCGGGAACGGGCCCTGGAGCAGGCCCTGCTGGTTGAAGACCGTGTTCTGGAGAAAGCCCACCGTGACCTGCCCCACCACTTCCGCCAGGACTATCAGCGCGGTCTGGAGGCGTCCATTCGCAACCTCAAAGGCGTCCGCAGTGGCAGCGCGCAGATCCAGGAGTCTCACCAGCTGGAAAGCTGGAACCACTGGATCAGCATCAACAAGCACGAAGTGCGCATACCACGGGTGCGCTGAACCCGCCGCCCACAAGCCCGGAAATACACCACAGCTGAAAATACTCACACAGAACATCCCGGCACCAGGGGAGTGCAGCGTACTTCCCCGCAGATGGATGTTTTCAGGTGCCATGCAAGGAGCCCCCATGGGAAGAGACAGCCGCAAGGCAACCCGCCGCAATCTTATCTACTACTTCCCCGTCTATACACAGGGGTCCCATCGGCTGCTGGGGCGCATTGTCGACCTGACCGACAAGGGGTTCATGCTCGTCCACGAGGAGCCCCTGCCCCAGGGTCACTACTTTGATGTGTATGTGAAGTTTCCCGCTGAAGCGCGGGAGTGGGAGAAAATTCACGTCCCTCTACGCGTTCTGAGCCGCTGGAGCAAGCGCGACATCAACGACAGCCTGCTGGCCACCGGCTTTGAGTTCATCGATAAATCCGAAGAGGCGGAATATCACATCAATCGCGTTATCATGACCTATAACTTTGAAAAACAGGTGACCTGAAGGGTCTTCTGGAAAATCAAAAAGCCCTCCGCATGGAGGGCTTTTGTCGTAAAGGTGTCGTGTGCTGAAATACCGGCTCAGCGCATGGCATTCTCGGCCATAATGCGCGCGACGGAACGGGCGTAAGCGGCGGGGTCGGTGGGTTTGGAGCCTTCCAGGATAAGGGCCTGGTCGTAGAGCAGGCGGGCGTACTCCTTCAGGGTGCCGCTGTCCTTGTCCTTTTCGTACAGGCCATTCATGGCGCTGAAGAGCAGGTGGTCGGGATTCAGTTCCAGGATGCGGCTGCCGGAAGGTACTTCCTGGCCCATGGACTTGAGGATCTTTTCCATCTGGGGGTCCATGTCGGCTTCCCCGGCCACGAGGCAGCAGGGAGAGTCCTTGAGGCGACCGGAGAGGCGCACTTCCTTGACGCTTTCGCCCAGTTCGTTTTTGATCAGCTCCAGCAGGTCTTTGTGCTTCTCCTGGGCCTCTTTTTTCTTCTCTTCGTTCTCTTTATCCAGGGTAATGTCGCCCTTGACGGCGGACTTGAATTCCTTTTCCTGGTACGTGTGCAGGCTGCTGACGATGAAGTCGTCGATTTCATCCAGCATGAAAAGCACTTCGTAGCCCTTTTCCTTGAAGGCCTCCAGGTAGGGTGAACCCTCCAGTTCGCGGCGGCTGGCGCCGGTGATGTAGTAGATGTGCTCCTGCTCGGCGGGCATGTGGCCAATGTAGGACTGCAGGTCGGTCAGCTTGCCCACTTCGGTGTGGGTGGACTCGAAGAGCAGCAGGTCGGCGATGGTGTCCTTGCGGGTGGGATCGTAGTGGATGCCCTCCTTGAGCACCTTGCCGAACTCCCCATAGAAGCCGAGATAGGCGTCGTTTTCGTCGCGCTTCATTTCACCCAGTGTGTCCAGCACCTTCTTGGTGATGGTCTTGCGCATCTGTTCCACCTGGCGGTTTTTCTGCAGGATTTCACGGGAGACGTTGAGGGGCAGGTCGGAGGAGTCCACAACGCCTTTGACAAAGCGCAGGTAGAGAGGAACCAGGTCTTCGCAGTGCTCCATGATCTGCACGCGGCGCACATAGAGGGTGGGGCCGATTTTGAACTCTTTGTAGAAGAGGTCAAAGGGCGCACGCGAGGGCAGGTAGAGCAGAGCCGAAAACTCGCTGGTGCCTTCGGCACGGTAGTGGATGACCTTGGCCGGGTCGGTGAAATCGTGGGCGATATGCTTGTAGAACTCGTTGTACTCTTCGGCGCTGACGTCGGACTTGTCCTTGAGCCAGATGGCTTTCTGGGAGTTGAGGGTCTCCTCGCTGATGACCTTTTTCGCGTCGTCGCCCTCGCCTTCGGTCTTCTCCACATCCATGACGATGGGATATTCGATATAGTCGGAGTAGCGGCGCACGATACCGCGCAGAGTCCACTGGTCCAGGAACTCCTTCTCGTCATCCTTCATCACCAGGGTAATTTCCGTCCCCTTGTTTTCCTTGGTGCAGGCATCGATGGTATAGGAACCATCGGCGGCAGACTCCCAGACCACGCCACTTTCAGCGGGCTCACCGGCCTTGCGGGTGCGCACGGTGACTTTGGAGGCCACCATAAAGGTGGAGTAGAAGCCGACGCCGAACTGGCCGATCAGCTCAGGATTATTCTGCACCTCTTCGCTCTTGAGGGCCTGGATGAACTCCTTGGTGCCGGAGTGGGCGATGGTGCCCAGGGACTTGATGACATCGTCACGGTTCATGCCGATGCCGTTATCGCTGATGGTGATGGTGGCGGCATCCTTGTCGATGGCAATTTTGATCTTGCCGTCGCCCTCGCCCTCCAGCAGACCGCTGTTGGTCAGGGAAAGATAGCGCACCTTGTCGATGGCGTCGGAAGCGTTGGATATGAGCTCCCGCAGGAAGATCTCCTTGTGGGAGTAGAGGGAGTGGATCATCAGGTCGAGCAGTTGCTGAACTTCCGTCTTGAATTCCATGGTTTGGGCTGTCATGTCTCTATGGCCTCCAGGATTGTATTGCATATTTGCTGGCACTCGGATTCCTTGAGTGCCAGCGCATTATACCCATCTGACGTAAAAAATCAACGCAAAGCTTGCGCCCGCGGAGCGGGTAACGTACAAAAGCGCCAGAGACCTCACAGGAGTACACATGCCCTTCAGCGCCATTTTCCTTGACCGCGACGGCACCATCAATCGCGAACTCGAATACCTGCACCGCATTGCGGATTTCGCCTACGAAAAAGAGGTTCCCCAGGCCCTGCAGGTGCTGCGCGCCCTGTGCGACCACCTGGTGGTGGTCACCAATCAGTCCGGCATCGGGCGCGGCTACTACCGCCAGGAGCAGATGGATGAGCTGAACCGCTTCATGGTGGATGACCTGCGCGACCGCTACGATGTCGCCATCGACGCCATCTACCACTGCCCCCACCACCCCTCACGAGACGGGGAGTGCCTGTGCCGCAAACCCTTGCCGGGAATGCTGCTGCAGGCTGCCCGTGAACACGGGATCGACCTGCAGCGGGCGTGGATCATCGGCGACAAGGACGCCGACATCCTGGCGGGCTACGCCGCGGGATGCCAGGGGGGCATCCTGGTCCAGACCGGCCACGGCAGGGAATATGACAACTTCACGCCCCCCCAGGAGCGTCCCTTTGCCTTCCAGCGCTGCGCCACCCTGCTGGAGGCCGCCCGCTTTCTGCAAGACCAGTAGCCAGAAAAAAAAGCCCGCAACCCCAGGGGGGCGCGGGCGAAATTTTCTCTACTTGCGGCAAGCGGGGCCGCTATTCAAACATTCCCTTGACCTTATCCCAGAACCCATTGCCCGATGCGGCGCTGTCACCCAGCTCCTTCTGCAGCTCAAGCAGCAGCTCTTTCTGGCGAGCGCTCAGTTTAGTGGGGGTGTGCACCACAATGCGCACCAGCTGGTCGCCAATGGTCCGTCCGTGGATATCGGCAATGCCCTTGCCCTTGAGGCGGAATATCTTGCCGGTCTGGGTGCCTTCGGGGATCTTCAGTTTGGCTTTCCCGGTCAGTGTCGGCACTTCCACTTCTCCGCCCAGGGTCACGGTGACGAAAGAGACGGGGACATCGCAGTAGACGTTATTGCCTTCGCGCTCGAAGATGGCATGGGGCTTCACGGTCAGCTGGATGTACAGGTCACCTGCGGGGCCGCCGTTCTGGCCGCTCTCCCCTTCGCCATTGAGGCGCAGGCGGTTGCCGGTCTCCACTCCGGCGGGGATATTGACGGAGAGGGATTTTTCCACCCGCACCTTGCCGACACCATGGCAGTGGGAGCACTTATTCTTGATCTTCCTGCCGGCACCACGGCAGTCGGGGCAGGTCTGGGTCAGGCTGAAGAAGCCCTGGGTGCGGCGCACCTGGCCGCGTCCGCCACAGGTGGCGCAGGTCTCCACATCCTCAGGGGAGTTGGCACCGCTGCCACCGCATTTGGTGCAGGTTTCCATTTTGGGAACCTTGATCTGCCGGGTAGCCCCGAAGGCCGCTTCCTCAAAGGTGATTTCCAGTTCAAAGAGCAGGTCGGAGCCCTGGCGACGCTGAGTGCCGCTGCGACCGGAAGAGCGACGTGAACCTCCGCCGCCGAACATATTGAAGATATCCTCGAAGTCACCAAAGATGTCTTCGAAGTTGACATTGCTGTAACCATGGCTCTGGTAGTTTCCGAAACCGCCATTGGTGGAGTGGCCGAACTGATCGTACTGGGTGCGCTTCTGGGGGTCGCTGAGCACCTCGTAGGCTTCGCTGGCTTCCTTGAACTTCTCCTCGGCTTCCTTGTCCCCCGGATTCTTATCAGGGTGGTACTGGATGGCCAGCTTGCGGTAAGCCTTTTTTATTTCGGTCTCCGAGGCGTTCTTGTTGACCCCGAGCACTTCGTAATAATCACGTTTTGCCATGTGTGCGTATCCTGGTTGGTTTGGGTTGTCTCAGTTGAAGAAAGAGGGGTTGTATCACAGGGGAAGGTGGTCTGCAATTCCCCGGAAGTTACCCCTGGAAACAAACTGACACCAATGCATCGGACCTGGAGCCACTCCCGCGTGCATTCGTGTCAGTTCGCTCAAGCAAGGAAGAAGCCGTCCCCGGCTGAGCCGGGGACGGCGAGTGCGCTTACTTCTTCTCTTTGTCGTCCATGTCCTCAAACTCGGCATCCACCACATCGTCGTCGGCTTTATTGCCTTCAGACGAGCCGGCATCTCCAGAGGCATCGGCCTGGTTTTCACCAGCCTGCTGCTCCTGCTGAGCCTGCTGGTAGACGATTTCGCCCAGCTTCATGGAGGCTTCGGAAAGCTCCTTGGTGGCGGCTTCAAGCTGC
This portion of the Desulfurispirillum indicum S5 genome encodes:
- the htpG gene encoding molecular chaperone HtpG, coding for MTAQTMEFKTEVQQLLDLMIHSLYSHKEIFLRELISNASDAIDKVRYLSLTNSGLLEGEGDGKIKIAIDKDAATITISDNGIGMNRDDVIKSLGTIAHSGTKEFIQALKSEEVQNNPELIGQFGVGFYSTFMVASKVTVRTRKAGEPAESGVVWESAADGSYTIDACTKENKGTEITLVMKDDEKEFLDQWTLRGIVRRYSDYIEYPIVMDVEKTEGEGDDAKKVISEETLNSQKAIWLKDKSDVSAEEYNEFYKHIAHDFTDPAKVIHYRAEGTSEFSALLYLPSRAPFDLFYKEFKIGPTLYVRRVQIMEHCEDLVPLYLRFVKGVVDSSDLPLNVSREILQKNRQVEQMRKTITKKVLDTLGEMKRDENDAYLGFYGEFGKVLKEGIHYDPTRKDTIADLLLFESTHTEVGKLTDLQSYIGHMPAEQEHIYYITGASRRELEGSPYLEAFKEKGYEVLFMLDEIDDFIVSSLHTYQEKEFKSAVKGDITLDKENEEKKKEAQEKHKDLLELIKNELGESVKEVRLSGRLKDSPCCLVAGEADMDPQMEKILKSMGQEVPSGSRILELNPDHLLFSAMNGLYEKDKDSGTLKEYARLLYDQALILEGSKPTDPAAYARSVARIMAENAMR
- a CDS encoding D-glycero-alpha-D-manno-heptose-1,7-bisphosphate 7-phosphatase, which translates into the protein MPFSAIFLDRDGTINRELEYLHRIADFAYEKEVPQALQVLRALCDHLVVVTNQSGIGRGYYRQEQMDELNRFMVDDLRDRYDVAIDAIYHCPHHPSRDGECLCRKPLPGMLLQAAREHGIDLQRAWIIGDKDADILAGYAAGCQGGILVQTGHGREYDNFTPPQERPFAFQRCATLLEAARFLQDQ
- the dnaJ gene encoding molecular chaperone DnaJ; translation: MAKRDYYEVLGVNKNASETEIKKAYRKLAIQYHPDKNPGDKEAEEKFKEASEAYEVLSDPQKRTQYDQFGHSTNGGFGNYQSHGYSNVNFEDIFGDFEDIFNMFGGGGSRRSSGRSGTQRRQGSDLLFELEITFEEAAFGATRQIKVPKMETCTKCGGSGANSPEDVETCATCGGRGQVRRTQGFFSLTQTCPDCRGAGRKIKNKCSHCHGVGKVRVEKSLSVNIPAGVETGNRLRLNGEGESGQNGGPAGDLYIQLTVKPHAIFEREGNNVYCDVPVSFVTVTLGGEVEVPTLTGKAKLKIPEGTQTGKIFRLKGKGIADIHGRTIGDQLVRIVVHTPTKLSARQKELLLELQKELGDSAASGNGFWDKVKGMFE